In Vicia villosa cultivar HV-30 ecotype Madison, WI linkage group LG7, Vvil1.0, whole genome shotgun sequence, the DNA window gatttgaattctcacccttctgtttgaatgttgccctttgttggtaacgtgcaggttcagacgCTTAGTAACTCTTGCAAGGTTTAGCCGGAGAGCGTCCGCGTTTGTTGggtgattaggtagtgagtcaatgctctggtcatgtaacactgggttgggattagtagtattgaacttatgttttgttttggatatgtattatgatattatcttgtgaacatgtatgttttgttatttgtttttgaGAGGCCATAGTGCTGAATATCTTGGATATGACGTTATATTGTCTTGTGGattattattgagatatgattatGATATGCGACATGAttatttatgaaatacatgagtatttattatttccgctgtgaatgcatattcttaaTGAATTATAACAAATGAAAGGTGTTACCTTGATGACCAGGTGTAATTgtatatttgatgatgaatgatgttggtTTTTGAAAGCTTTTAGGTTTTagaaacgtcgatgtgacgccctttgtttatatgcatacttatttactctgattatatgtttaaatatttggggtattagaaagggtgttacattagtggtagcAGAGCATGGTCGACAAGTGGGTCAATAGTCGTTAATGTTTTCTAATCTTGTTATATTTGATTGTGTATCTGACATGATCGATACTGTTTGTATGGTTGTTTGGCTGTTTAGGACGATGGTCGCAGGcaggaatgatgatgccattgctaAGGCATGGAGGATGTTGGCTGGCTCCATTGGTTAGACTCCTCAATTGAATGCTGGTAAccagaatggtgatgatgatgagttatgtgctttggggaagttccagaggaacaatcctcctgtctttgagggtgagcatgaacctgataaagctcaatcttggttgaaggcgattgagaagatcttCAGAGTCATGAACTGTACGGATACTCAGAGAGTAGAATTTGGTACTCATATGCTTGAGAAGGAAGCTGAAGATTGGTGCAATAACACTCTTCAGAGGTTTGAAGAAGATGGCATTCAGGTTACTCGGGCCCTTTTCCGTGATGTCTTCTTGGAGAACTATTTTCCGGAAGATTGTCGTGGGAAAAAAAAGGTGGAGTTCCTTGaattgaagcaaggaaatggtatTGTTGCTGAATATgctgctagatttcaagagcttatcaagtattgtccctATTACAATACTGCTAATGCTGAGAGATCTAAATGCTTAAAGTTTGTTAATGGCTTgagacatgatatcaagaagTCCATTGGCTACCAATAGATTACTTGTTTCTCtgagttggttaacaagagtaggatctatgatgaggatagtagggaggGTGCTTCtttctacaagagtttgaagggAAAAAGTCAAgatcgtgggaaaccgtatgatgacaagaggaaacaatctggtttcggcaagaagccaagtgggggaggaacttctactccacttaagtgcttcaaatgtggCATTGAAGGTCATCGTGTTATTGATTATGGTAAGAATTTTGTgtcatgtttcaagtgtggcaatgttggtcacaaggcaaacaagtgtggagttagttcgagtgtgacttgttacaattgtggtgagcaaggtcacattagtaccaagtgtgatAAGCCGAAGAAGGAGCAAGCAAAGggaaaagtgtttgcattgtctggtgtGGAGGCCACCACCGATGATAGGTTAATCCAAGGTACATGgtttattaatggtacacctttgatttctattattgataccggCGCAACACATCCTTTCATTTCTTTAGATTGCGCTATAAGATTGGATCTTGTATTAtatgatatgcgtagaagtatggttattgatacacctgctatgggttctgtttctactttTTATGTGTGTCTGAATTGTctgttgagtatctttggtagagattttgggattgatttagtTTGCTTTCCATTAGATCAATTTGATGAGAATCTTGgtatgaactgtttggagttAAATCAAGTAACTGTAACCTTAAGAGAGATTTTGGGCCTTAATGCTTTAGGTGATTTCGAGTACAAGTtatgaaggaacactattatagtttagtaatgGAGGTTTATGTTTCATCATGGTTGTCGGCTACTATTAACAAAttaaggaactgatcacccttaatctattgtagATAGGAGAAGGGATTGTATtggacgagatagacttgtcttactaacttggtagtgTGTAAAGCGGCTAGGGaggagttgaagagtcaatttgaggagttgtttgagaagaggttcattcgTCGGAGTGTTTAGCCGTAGGGTGCGTCTATTTTGCcgattaagaagaaagaaggttctatgaagTAACGTTTCTTGGGGATATCTtgattctaagaatgaagatgaTCATGATGAGCATTTAAGGATCGTgttatcggtgttgaaagagaatAATTTATTTGCTAAGTTTTCTTAGTGTGAGTTTAGTGAAGGAAGTGAGTTTCTTTGGATATGTAATTTCGAGctgaggtgtgttgatgcagaatCGACAAggggtagcttatgcttcaaggcaacttaaagtttatgagaggaattatccgacgcatTATTTAGAGTTGGtcgccgttgtgtttgtgttgaagctttagaggcattatttgttggatcgagatttgatgtgtatagtgatcacaagagtttaaaaTACTTattcgatcagaaagagttgaatatgaggcaaagaataggttggaattcttgaaagattatgattttggtttgaattaccatcctggaaaagtgaatgttgtagccgatgcattgagtaggaaatcattgcatatgtctatgttgatgaatCGAAAGTTGGAATTGTTGgagcaatttagagatttgagtttggtttgtaagACGACGTCTTCATGTGTTAaacttggtatgttgaagcttacgtgTGGCATTATGGatgagaatggtgtcatgaggtgtcgtgatcgagtttgtgttccGGATGTTGCGGATTTGAGAAAAAGGATTCTtgaggaaggctcttgagtttgtggaggatgatcatgtgtttcttcgagttacgccaataacgggtgttggtagagtTTTGATGTCGCGTAAGTTGACGCTgggtttcattggtccttatcagatttcggAGAAGGTAtgtgaagtggcatatcggattaTACTGCCACCGTCACtttctaatcttcatgatgtattccatgtgtctcaattgaggaggtacattgcggatccatcacatgttgttcaattagatgatgttccaGTAAGAGATAATTTCACGGTTGAAAtatcacctatgcgaattgaagatcgagaggtgaaaaagcttcgtggtaaggagattTCTTTAGTGCAAGTGATATGGAGTGGAGTTGCCGATGAAAATATCACTgtggaactcgaggataagatgaaggaattgtatccggagttgtttgtaTGAGGTAATTTTtgaggccgaaaatcttttaaatgggggagagttgtaatgcccgaaaaaataattatttcctTAATTTAGTCATTGGtgatatttattgaaattttcgcgtttaaggacgatttagtcgatattagttcgggatagcggatcgatacttaatcgaaaattttaatatttttagtattagaaatgttaatgagttaatatttagcgttttgggaatttttcgagtaattaagattagaccggaaatatgagacattgagtaataAGGGGTATATTTTATTAGGTCCATTTGtgtgtttattatttatttaattgttatgagatataataattaatctaattaattaattttgtgtataattgtgtttattgggtttaatgggttaattaagctattagagagatataactaattgggcctaagtagtagaaataaaatatgaaattgatttgtgggttaagcccattaaaaaTGGAGATAATAAggaaaatagggttttagaggttataactcatttgggggaaaaagaagaaaaaagaggctagaggagaaagaggagaagagaagaggatttggGGAGAAACTAAAAGATAGAAGGAGATTGATTCAAGGTAAgtgggagaatccttattattatgggttagtatgattgagtcaatgggtagaaacatgtttaggttaAAATCCTTAATTTTAtggttttgaaattgttaggttttgatgggTAATCCTTAATATATGATGATTGATTGTGTTTGGAATTGATATATTTGTGAAACTGAGAGATTGAAAATGCATACTATAGCGACATCTTGAGAAACAATTAGTATATTGCATACTATAGCGTCACTACAATGAGTTAAATTGAGAATGCAATTTGGTTTAATATTGTAGCGTCAATTCATTCTCATGTTACTGTATCGGCCTATGATTAGAAAACAATGAAACCATTATAATCTGATAGTTGATTCCTATATCACTATATCGCTATGTTTGCAACATGTTACTGTATTGCTATGTTTACATACATATACTTCATGGTATCACTAATTTtgcatataaatatatatatatatatttatatatttcattagTATAGTTATTAATAAAGGTACCATATTGAATTATGAATGTGTGTATAGATATTAGATTTGTTGTCTACTGTGGCTTGCATAATGAGTATCGTTAATTATGTTTCCAATTTTACTAATATACAATAATTTTATTAGTATAACTAATATTTAGTAATTTCATtagtataattaatttaataagaaTATTTGTAAAAGTTTTGAGTTAGAGATAAATATTGGGATCATTTAGTTAACTTTAGTTGTTTTCTAttctgttagagttgtcaatagagttgttagagttgtaaTAGAGTTGTTATAATTGTCAGTAAAGTTGTCAAGGttgtttgaattattaagagtcacacttttgtttgttttaagtaattctgacatgtttagagttatcagtgtataatgtcggtgtttgctttttcgttggaactttaacaattcatatctcttaaaccgtaactccgtttgagtccccGTTTGAAGTATTAGAAAACTAGCACGATATTCTTTTAAATAAAAGTGGTCTTGTTGAAAATAAGTGATTTAATAATGGCGTGATAATGTAAATGACTTATAATTGTGTGTATATGTATGTTGAAAATTGGTGATTAATGGGAATAACATTGTTTAGATTTAGTGGACCGTAATTGATTATTGgcctttatatgtgaatgatatatatgtgttgtaaatgttgtgtacaattggagGATAATTCATAAAGTTGGATTATCGTGATATACGGTAAGTTAAtgttgatgagataatcttaattgcatatattattggtatttgtacatacattcatagcatggtcgactttatggtggaagcggtgaaactgtgggttcataTGGTAAGAGatgttgatccttgaatggaaataggagtagaagacgtgatccttaattgtaGATAAGCGTATTGGGTTTGAACTTGTCCGGGTCGGAAGCGTGGCTTGAATtatagatattgaatcggaaagcggtgaaatgTTGGGTTcatatttggtaccacatgcatatagtcacACGTCTTGCATTGAGCCatattggtgttatgtgatgtttgaatacatgcatttatgtgattggtatgtgtgtatgagatgtgataatttaatttggtgatgtttgatacatgatatggtgataaatgtgaatatgtgataattatggtttatgtgtatatttggaataatagtattggATTCTTTTGAATATCAAACCGTTGCGTTTGTGGCATACTTgaacatgtgaaatatattgGATAATGCTATTTAAATGATTATGCGAAGTGTGATAAATTCCTAtgattgttaattaaatcattatacTTTATTATACTTCCTTCATAATGATTTAAATTCaaacccttctgtttgaatgttgccctttgttggtaacgtgcaggttcaaaCGCTTGGTAGCTCGTGCGAGGTTTAGCTGGAGGGCGTCCGCGTTTGTTGGGTGATTAGGTAGTGaatcaatgctctggtcatgtaacactgggttggTATTAGTAATATTGAACTTATGTTTTGTTTTGGATATGTATTATGATATTATCTTGTGAACATGTATGTTTTGTTATTTGTTGATGAGAGGTCATAGTGTCGAATATCTTGGATATgacgttatattatcttgtgggttattattgagatatgattatggtatgggacatgatcatttatgaaatacatgagtatttattatttctgctgtgaatgcatattcttaaTGATATATGACAAGTGAAAGGTGTTACCTTGATGACCAGGTA includes these proteins:
- the LOC131616879 gene encoding uncharacterized protein LOC131616879, which translates into the protein MNCTDTQRVEFGTHMLEKEAEDWCNNTLQRFEEDGIQVTRALFRDVFLENYFPEDCRGKKKVEFLELKQGNGIVAEYAARFQELIKYCPYYNTANAERSKCLKFVNGLRHDIKKSIGYQ